In one window of bacterium DNA:
- a CDS encoding protein kinase, producing MAWWLALALLCASAPGSAEEGEKKAPRRSVEALQAEAARHQQGGRWSDAEAALKEAIEQAPNRKELYEALARVHLREGAEAEAPTEPLATSPAIAEDPSLLERLTELAQLARLSEMGEETELAILAGAGLLLLIVLAFGLRRMLTRDADLGVEIELPPGRTGTFCVRLTKSRPAARRLGRDFRPPDRGSTPLEHYGVARETLFRGVPTRSWWVVLEGRLSDGEVVAEEIEVEPEPGNVTRVRFDLAPDVSLVDIKLCRDGKPMTGHVAVAGDPDSLRPAKNGTVRLRLKPGRHQLLAAGEGRGAEREIEIEDLAPQHLEWDLSEENELLFVGCDDAALPFLRGDLSVAAAALTRGGQAERGALLEARFHRNQGSIERAVERFEQAGRRLEAAELLADHGKFEEAARMFEKAGDLERSAEMYNADGDLLRAAKAYMDAGDFESAIICCREAGEVPLLIDVLEKKGDFYEAGRLAMQRSDIDRAIRGFQRVDARDEHYFGACRILAEAFQKQGKDELAIQKADEAMSTRSGEEQTPKLRVWHATLLDRAGRPDRALKSMESLRGELPERMPNLDTRIEGLRQRADEMSGGNLSSGAKAFGEESRYQLHEQIGSGGMGVVYRATDGRLGRDVALKRLPESLKKHPKAVELFLHEARASARLNHPNIVTVHDVDAEGGIYFITMEMLRGSNLLQLIRTKGRVTWMDAARLGIQAATGLGHAHAQGIIHRDIKSANLFFTEDRMLKILDFGLAKMAAEVRKATTVTGGTPFYMAPEQGLDTDAVDHRADLYALGVTLFELLTARRPFEEGDVAAHHRDTPAPDPRIHEIELPEAFADLIGKLLAKSPDGRPQSAEHLIRSLGELLKQATA from the coding sequence AGAAGGCTCCGCGACGCTCGGTCGAAGCCCTCCAGGCCGAGGCCGCCCGCCATCAGCAGGGCGGACGTTGGAGCGACGCCGAGGCCGCCCTGAAGGAAGCCATCGAGCAGGCACCGAACCGCAAGGAGCTCTACGAAGCCCTCGCCCGGGTCCACCTGCGAGAAGGGGCGGAAGCCGAGGCCCCGACGGAACCGCTCGCGACCTCGCCGGCGATCGCCGAGGATCCGTCCCTACTGGAACGCCTGACGGAGCTCGCGCAGCTGGCCCGCCTCTCGGAGATGGGAGAGGAGACCGAGCTTGCGATTCTTGCCGGAGCGGGGCTCCTGTTGTTGATCGTCCTCGCCTTCGGACTGCGCCGCATGCTGACCCGCGATGCTGATCTCGGTGTCGAGATCGAACTGCCACCGGGCCGCACCGGTACCTTCTGTGTGCGCCTGACGAAGAGCAGGCCCGCCGCCCGACGGCTCGGCCGGGACTTCCGTCCTCCGGACCGCGGCTCGACGCCCCTCGAACACTACGGCGTCGCCCGCGAGACGTTATTTCGCGGGGTCCCGACCCGCAGCTGGTGGGTCGTGCTGGAAGGTCGGCTCTCCGACGGGGAGGTCGTCGCCGAGGAGATCGAGGTGGAGCCCGAGCCGGGGAACGTCACCCGGGTGCGCTTCGATCTGGCGCCGGATGTGAGTCTCGTCGACATCAAGTTGTGCCGGGACGGCAAGCCCATGACCGGCCACGTCGCCGTGGCCGGCGACCCGGATTCCCTGCGCCCGGCCAAGAACGGAACCGTGCGTCTGCGTCTCAAGCCCGGCAGGCACCAGCTGCTCGCCGCCGGCGAAGGCCGAGGCGCCGAGCGCGAAATCGAGATCGAGGATCTCGCTCCCCAGCATCTCGAGTGGGATCTGAGCGAGGAGAACGAGCTGCTCTTCGTCGGATGCGACGATGCAGCCCTGCCCTTCCTGCGCGGCGATCTCTCGGTCGCAGCTGCGGCCTTGACCCGCGGCGGCCAGGCCGAGCGCGGTGCCCTGCTGGAAGCCCGTTTCCACCGCAATCAGGGCTCGATCGAGCGCGCGGTCGAGCGCTTCGAACAGGCAGGGCGTCGGCTCGAGGCCGCCGAGTTGCTGGCAGACCACGGCAAGTTCGAAGAAGCCGCCCGCATGTTCGAGAAGGCCGGCGATCTCGAGCGCAGCGCCGAGATGTACAACGCCGATGGCGATCTGCTCCGAGCGGCCAAGGCCTACATGGATGCCGGAGATTTCGAGTCCGCGATCATCTGTTGCCGGGAGGCCGGTGAAGTGCCGCTGCTGATCGATGTGCTCGAGAAGAAGGGTGACTTCTACGAAGCCGGCCGTCTGGCCATGCAGCGCAGCGATATCGATCGCGCGATTCGCGGTTTCCAACGCGTGGATGCGCGGGACGAACACTACTTCGGCGCCTGCCGGATCCTGGCAGAAGCCTTCCAGAAGCAGGGCAAGGACGAGCTGGCCATCCAGAAGGCCGACGAGGCCATGAGTACCCGCAGCGGCGAAGAGCAGACGCCGAAGCTTCGCGTCTGGCACGCAACGCTGTTGGATCGCGCCGGCCGACCGGACCGCGCACTGAAATCCATGGAGAGCTTGCGGGGCGAGCTGCCGGAGCGCATGCCGAACCTGGACACGAGGATCGAAGGCCTGCGCCAGCGGGCGGACGAGATGTCCGGCGGCAATCTCTCGTCGGGCGCCAAGGCCTTCGGCGAAGAGAGCCGCTACCAGTTGCATGAGCAGATCGGGAGCGGCGGCATGGGGGTCGTGTACCGCGCGACCGATGGCCGCCTCGGCCGCGACGTTGCGCTGAAACGTCTACCCGAGAGCCTGAAGAAGCATCCGAAGGCGGTCGAACTCTTCCTGCATGAAGCGCGGGCATCGGCCCGGCTCAACCATCCGAACATCGTCACCGTGCACGACGTGGATGCCGAGGGAGGCATCTACTTCATCACCATGGAGATGCTGCGCGGCTCGAACCTGCTGCAGCTGATACGCACCAAGGGGCGGGTGACCTGGATGGACGCCGCCCGGCTCGGCATCCAGGCCGCGACCGGCCTCGGCCACGCCCATGCCCAGGGCATCATCCACCGGGACATCAAGAGCGCGAACCTCTTCTTCACGGAAGACCGCATGCTCAAGATCCTGGATTTCGGCCTGGCCAAGATGGCCGCCGAAGTTCGCAAGGCCACGACCGTCACCGGCGGCACACCCTTCTACATGGCGCCGGAGCAAGGCCTCGACACCGATGCGGTCGATCACCGGGCCGATCTCTACGCGTTGGGAGTCACGCTCTTCGAGCTACTGACCGCGCGCCGACCTTTCGAGGAAGGCGATGTCGCGGCCCACCATCGCGACACGCCTGCGCCCGATCCACGCATCCACGAGATCGAGCTTCCCGAAGCCT